The Methylomusa anaerophila genome has a segment encoding these proteins:
- a CDS encoding non-ribosomal peptide synthetase, with protein sequence MKNQPDSKKSSFNISPLSYEEVRMEITAMLPAPVKFDDDHNLIELGLDSLRIMRMVNKWRRRGAAVTFAELIAAPRLSDWWSLLKKDDTALSAAHAYEKVNEGHEAVNGPFPLTDVQYAYWIGRRDDQPLGGVGCHAYLEIDGRDVKSERLESAWEQLLMHHSMLRARFLADGQQEVLNEPFTKALLVHDLRLYPEDELTLELKRIRDRLSHRRLAVEQGEVAGLELSLRPGGHTRIHFDIDLLVADVQSLQIILRDLAAAYARGCRPAAPVNWSFAGYLKQEGQRRVSDQKRAAEYWRQRLATLPAAPGLPLREKPETIKTPVFKRRTYFVKEAAWTLLQKRAAACQVTPAMVLLTAYAEILDRWSTNSRFLINMPLFDRQTGEAGIKDIENIENVVADFTNLLLLTVDCSSRQSFLDRVRSIQAQFHTDVANAAYSGIQLQRDMARVRQGERDFAPVVFACNLGTPLINAECRETLGKLSFMISQTPQVWLDFQTYEMDGGLLLAWDAVDQLFPEGLIDQMFAAYTRLINWLVADNNDWQASPDIFPGLEQQRRDRDVEWSRPQSSQCLHTLFFDLAARSPQETALVDSRSHTYFSYGELSRYALRVAAFLKEKGIKEGDPVAVTLPRGIGQIAAVLGILAMGACYVPVSIGQPYARRDRIHKKAAIRYVLTDHEQAQTIEWPAATVVLNIAAAADNPPLAAPVAISPARLAYIIFTSGSTGEPKGVEISHYGAWNTIFDINRRYKVGAADRILAVSSLDFDLSVYDIFGLLSVGGSLVLIAEDARRDAAHWLNLLDKYQVTVWNSVPVLLDMLLVAAASQRQNNLPLRLAMLSGDWIGLDLPSRLKRAAEHCHLVAMGGATEASIWSNFFDVSLPLPGHWTSIPYGRPLTNQAYRVVDGKGRDCPDWVAGELWIGGAGVAQGYRGDPELTAERFVSWQGCRWYRTGDRGRYWPDGNIEFLGREDFQVKIRGHRIELGEIETALKQHPDVRDAAVIAVGDLQGNKHLAGYVVPGRENGSSLFERESAEAEKPKALWNALVNAGRAQTRQALPPEIKPEDFPVFWEYTEYLSIHYICRALGEVGAFLTPDEKYTLESLMYHCGIQPRYRALVQQWLRILADKGLLKMDETGAFSNTRTLPAELSETIKENRAYPAWEKHTRGLWRYLHQIGQYNAGLLQGHIDPLELFFSEELCLSPDDLMQTLPGTDYTNSIAGKIMETVVQNPSGAGPVRVLEIGARCGNLTKSLLSLLTPDEAIYTCTDHSAFFTNTAKNKFKNYSFVQYQVLDMDQDPQIQGYEAHSYDVIIAANSLHRARNIETTLTHMRSLLAPGGLLLLLEMTRNSRLQQISTGFLEEGFTRFEDERQEEHSPLLSVEKWQNILQSRNFAEVAIFPGQGEPANIFGQHVIVAQAPQNIQRFNPEKLFGFLRQKLPDYMVPSILLPLNELPLTANGKVNRQALPTPDNLKKANPEKVFTTPRTPVERSLAAIWSQILAIEQIDITDNFFQLGGDSLLATRLSAMVRNKLDVELSLGTIFERPTIAELAKCVQALTEQKIENSDSVAPLPQIIPVPDQWHLPFPLTDIQQAYWVGRSGVYSLGNVATHCYFEIEGVDLDIERLNRAWQRLIDHHGMLRAVVLPDGQHQKILEQVPPYRIKILDLRGKGAEAAEVGLKNIREEMSHQVLAADKWPLFDVRASRFGENRVRLHIGFDNLFLDGWSMFHLLSEWTRLYHDLDGSLPSFDLSFRDYVLALERLKESEVYQRAREYWFNRLPALPPAPELPLAQNPDSVSRQRFSRLDARLNRETWQELRKRSAEAGLTPSGILLAAYAEVLGVWSKCPRFTINLTQFNRLPLHPQVNDIIGDFTSLTLLAVDNSSGRTFLERGRNLQQQLWRDLDHSYVGGIQVQRELAKKRGEHQGTAMPVVFTSALGVDQWGGEDSGKKWPGKLVYNITQTPQVWLDHQVVEQEGELLLIWDAVAGLFPEGLLADMFAAYCNLLQRLAGEETAWRETAPSLVSVPRLEKRMEANRTDGPVSLETLTSLFEKQVACQANYPAAISYGRTLTYEELSCRSNAVGNLLREKGARPNTLVAVVMEKGWEQVVAVLGVLKSGAAYLPIDPANPDERRRQLLRDGDIRMVLTQSWLAGRLNWPEGVELLLIDQMKPGDKELTSPGFAGKPEDLAYVIYTSGSTGCPKGVMIDHRGAVNTILDVNRRFSVGPEDRVLALANLNFDLSVYDIFGILAAGATIIMPEADKTKEPFHWLELMKQEQVTVWNTVPALLQMLLEYAAGSGQTMPQSLRLVLLSGDWIPLDLPDKVKAYFPGARVIGLGGATEASIWSNLYPIREIDPDWKSIPYGRPLTNQRYYVLNELMADCPVWVPGQLYIGGIGLAKGYWHDEEKTRDKFTHHPRTGERLYCTGDLGRYWPDGNIEFLGREDFQVKISGHRIELGEIEALLKRQDGIKDAAVAVAGQSHEEKRLVGYVVLDREKGAGLFETEYAKPAVCASRWQAVRSAGQLQAPQIPHSLDIEAISAFMDYADRLSYAFIYNTLDNMGIFSDESEGYSLDGLMRRFKIHPRYQTLIFHWLNVLVEEGVLKRNEAGIYRNSRSFQEEQPDILQAGKLKLPPSAAKEALALDAFFQRDGSSYTGLLQGDIDPIELFLREDSFLTPEALSRFNLAREYYTDLAREVFGAIVNSYPADKEVRVLEIGTRAGSLTGTLVSLLPAGRGKYLYTDESSFFTDRARQKLGAGAPLEYGLFDMNKTPLRQGYEPHSFHVIVADNTLHRTRNIETTLAYLQEMLVPGGFLFFTEATRNRRLMLTTVGFFEDGFSHLEDERKTDYLLLITAEKWGDILDKTGFSRVMVFPEGGQAADAFGQHLLVAQAPEAVRVFKPANLAAAMGRKLPEYMVPATYVLLAELPLSANGKVDRKALAELGREKESLPKKAYVAPFTEAQVKVANVWKEVLGCKNVGIHDGFFELGGDSLRAIQCISLLKERYQADLTLQNLFEAPSVDLLARIIEAGVPAAAELAEHYEEGMI encoded by the coding sequence ATGAAAAATCAGCCAGACAGCAAAAAATCTTCGTTTAATATATCTCCATTGAGCTATGAAGAGGTAAGGATGGAGATTACGGCCATGCTGCCCGCGCCTGTAAAGTTTGATGATGATCATAACTTGATCGAATTAGGCTTGGATTCATTACGGATTATGAGGATGGTAAACAAGTGGCGGCGGCGAGGAGCGGCAGTTACGTTTGCCGAATTGATTGCCGCACCCCGTCTGAGCGACTGGTGGTCTTTACTGAAAAAAGATGACACGGCGCTTTCGGCAGCTCATGCGTACGAAAAAGTGAATGAAGGGCATGAGGCTGTGAATGGACCCTTTCCGCTTACGGATGTCCAATATGCATACTGGATTGGACGACGGGACGATCAGCCCCTCGGCGGAGTAGGATGTCACGCTTACCTGGAGATAGACGGCAGGGATGTTAAGTCGGAGCGTCTGGAATCAGCCTGGGAACAATTACTGATGCATCATTCCATGCTCCGGGCAAGATTCCTGGCTGATGGGCAGCAAGAAGTACTGAATGAGCCTTTTACCAAAGCGCTATTGGTACATGACTTGCGTCTTTATCCGGAGGACGAACTCACATTGGAACTAAAGCGTATACGCGACCGCCTGTCCCATCGCCGTTTAGCCGTGGAACAGGGAGAGGTTGCCGGCCTTGAACTTAGTTTACGGCCAGGGGGGCATACGCGTATTCATTTTGATATTGATCTGCTGGTAGCGGACGTGCAAAGCCTGCAGATTATTTTACGGGATTTGGCTGCCGCCTATGCCCGTGGCTGCCGGCCCGCGGCACCGGTCAACTGGAGTTTTGCCGGCTATTTAAAACAAGAAGGGCAACGCCGGGTTTCAGACCAAAAAAGAGCCGCCGAATATTGGAGGCAGCGTTTGGCGACTCTGCCCGCGGCCCCTGGATTACCGTTAAGGGAAAAGCCGGAAACAATCAAGACTCCTGTTTTTAAGAGAAGAACTTATTTCGTAAAAGAAGCGGCTTGGACTCTTTTGCAAAAACGAGCCGCGGCTTGTCAAGTCACGCCGGCCATGGTGCTTTTAACCGCTTATGCGGAAATCCTTGACCGCTGGAGCACAAATTCGCGATTCCTCATTAATATGCCGTTGTTTGACCGTCAAACCGGGGAAGCCGGCATTAAAGATATTGAAAATATTGAAAATGTTGTTGCTGATTTTACAAACTTGCTTTTGCTCACTGTTGACTGCAGTTCCCGGCAATCGTTTTTGGACCGGGTACGAAGCATTCAGGCCCAGTTTCATACGGATGTGGCCAATGCGGCTTATTCCGGCATACAACTGCAACGCGATATGGCCCGTGTCCGCCAGGGGGAACGGGATTTTGCGCCTGTCGTTTTCGCGTGCAATTTAGGCACCCCGCTCATCAATGCTGAATGCCGCGAAACCCTGGGCAAACTTTCCTTTATGATCTCACAGACGCCTCAGGTATGGCTTGATTTTCAGACATATGAAATGGATGGCGGCCTTTTATTGGCGTGGGATGCCGTTGATCAATTGTTTCCCGAAGGTTTGATTGATCAAATGTTTGCCGCATATACCCGGCTTATTAACTGGTTGGTGGCGGATAACAATGACTGGCAAGCTTCGCCGGATATTTTTCCCGGTTTGGAACAGCAAAGACGGGACAGGGATGTTGAATGGTCCAGGCCGCAATCAAGCCAGTGCCTGCATACCTTATTTTTTGATTTGGCCGCCAGGAGTCCGCAAGAAACCGCACTGGTCGATAGTCGTTCCCATACGTATTTTTCCTACGGCGAACTATCCCGGTACGCCTTGCGGGTGGCGGCATTCCTCAAGGAAAAAGGCATAAAGGAAGGCGATCCTGTCGCCGTCACCCTGCCGCGGGGAATAGGACAAATTGCCGCGGTCCTTGGCATATTGGCAATGGGGGCTTGCTATGTGCCGGTCAGCATCGGGCAGCCGTATGCCCGTCGCGACCGTATTCATAAAAAAGCAGCAATTCGTTATGTACTTACCGATCATGAACAAGCGCAAACCATTGAGTGGCCTGCCGCTACCGTCGTACTTAATATCGCCGCAGCAGCGGACAACCCTCCCCTGGCTGCTCCCGTTGCAATATCGCCGGCGCGTTTGGCCTACATAATATTTACTTCCGGTTCCACAGGAGAACCTAAAGGGGTTGAAATTAGCCATTACGGGGCGTGGAATACAATTTTTGATATCAACCGGCGCTATAAGGTCGGCGCAGCCGACCGGATTTTAGCTGTTTCGTCCCTGGATTTCGATCTTTCCGTCTATGACATATTCGGGTTGCTGAGCGTGGGAGGCTCACTGGTGTTGATTGCGGAGGATGCGCGCCGTGATGCCGCCCACTGGTTGAACCTGCTGGACAAGTATCAGGTCACCGTATGGAATTCAGTGCCCGTTTTACTTGATATGTTGCTGGTAGCGGCGGCAAGCCAGCGGCAAAACAACTTGCCGCTGCGTCTGGCAATGCTTTCCGGCGACTGGATTGGCTTGGATTTGCCGTCACGGCTGAAAAGGGCGGCGGAGCATTGCCATCTGGTTGCAATGGGGGGAGCCACAGAGGCTTCCATCTGGTCCAATTTTTTTGATGTCAGCTTACCGCTGCCTGGGCATTGGACCTCCATTCCCTATGGTCGTCCATTGACCAACCAGGCGTACCGGGTGGTGGATGGCAAGGGGAGGGATTGCCCCGACTGGGTAGCCGGAGAATTATGGATTGGCGGGGCCGGCGTGGCGCAAGGATATCGGGGAGATCCCGAACTTACTGCGGAACGTTTTGTAAGCTGGCAGGGTTGCCGTTGGTATCGAACCGGCGACCGGGGGCGATATTGGCCGGACGGAAATATTGAATTTTTAGGGCGTGAGGATTTCCAGGTCAAAATCCGGGGTCACCGGATTGAGTTGGGCGAGATTGAAACGGCATTGAAGCAGCATCCGGATGTACGTGATGCCGCGGTCATAGCAGTAGGTGATCTTCAGGGAAATAAGCATCTTGCAGGCTATGTGGTTCCTGGCCGGGAAAACGGATCGTCACTTTTTGAAAGGGAAAGCGCTGAAGCGGAAAAACCCAAAGCGCTTTGGAACGCTTTGGTAAATGCGGGACGCGCGCAGACGCGGCAGGCTTTGCCCCCGGAGATCAAACCCGAAGATTTCCCTGTTTTTTGGGAGTATACGGAGTATTTGAGTATTCATTATATTTGCCGTGCCCTGGGAGAAGTAGGCGCTTTTCTTACGCCGGATGAGAAATACACGCTTGAAAGTTTGATGTATCATTGCGGAATTCAACCCCGTTACCGCGCGTTGGTGCAACAGTGGCTGAGAATACTGGCGGACAAAGGATTATTAAAAATGGACGAAACGGGCGCCTTTAGCAACACCCGGACTTTACCGGCAGAACTATCCGAAACTATAAAAGAAAACAGGGCATATCCGGCATGGGAAAAACATACCCGTGGTCTTTGGCGCTATTTGCATCAGATCGGCCAATATAACGCCGGCCTGTTGCAAGGTCATATTGACCCCCTGGAACTTTTCTTTTCCGAGGAGCTTTGCCTGTCTCCCGACGATCTTATGCAGACCCTTCCCGGGACGGATTACACAAACAGTATTGCCGGAAAAATCATGGAAACCGTCGTTCAAAATCCATCCGGAGCTGGACCGGTACGGGTGCTGGAAATAGGTGCCCGCTGCGGCAATCTGACCAAATCTTTGTTGTCTTTACTAACGCCGGACGAGGCAATTTATACTTGCACTGACCATTCCGCCTTCTTTACCAATACTGCTAAAAACAAATTCAAGAATTATTCCTTCGTTCAATACCAGGTGTTGGATATGGATCAAGATCCGCAAATTCAGGGATATGAGGCCCATAGCTATGATGTAATTATTGCGGCAAATTCCTTGCACCGGGCCCGGAATATCGAAACCACCCTGACGCATATGCGGTCTCTCCTGGCCCCCGGCGGCTTGCTGTTGTTGCTGGAGATGACCCGTAACAGCCGTTTGCAACAAATCAGCACGGGTTTCCTTGAGGAAGGCTTTACGCGTTTTGAAGATGAAAGACAGGAGGAACACTCGCCGCTTCTTTCCGTGGAAAAATGGCAGAACATTTTGCAGTCAAGAAATTTTGCTGAAGTTGCGATCTTCCCCGGGCAGGGCGAGCCGGCAAATATTTTCGGACAGCATGTCATAGTAGCTCAGGCGCCGCAGAATATCCAACGCTTCAACCCGGAAAAACTGTTCGGATTTTTGCGTCAAAAGCTGCCCGATTACATGGTTCCTTCTATTTTGCTACCCCTGAACGAACTGCCGCTTACCGCTAACGGCAAGGTGAACCGGCAGGCACTGCCGACGCCGGATAACCTTAAAAAGGCGAATCCGGAAAAGGTTTTTACAACTCCCCGGACGCCGGTTGAACGATCCCTTGCGGCTATCTGGAGCCAAATTCTTGCGATTGAGCAGATCGATATTACAGACAACTTTTTTCAACTGGGGGGTGATTCGTTACTTGCGACCAGGCTGAGCGCCATGGTGCGCAATAAGCTTGATGTCGAACTATCTTTGGGGACCATATTTGAAAGGCCGACCATTGCTGAACTGGCTAAATGTGTGCAGGCGCTTACGGAACAAAAGATAGAAAATTCCGATTCCGTTGCCCCCTTGCCGCAAATCATTCCGGTTCCGGATCAGTGGCACCTTCCCTTTCCTTTGACCGATATTCAGCAAGCATACTGGGTTGGCCGGAGCGGCGTCTATTCATTGGGAAACGTAGCCACCCATTGCTACTTTGAGATCGAAGGGGTTGATTTGGATATTGAACGGCTCAATAGAGCCTGGCAACGCCTGATTGACCATCACGGCATGCTGCGGGCTGTGGTTTTGCCCGACGGTCAGCATCAGAAAATTCTGGAACAGGTTCCTCCCTACCGCATCAAAATCCTAGATTTACGGGGAAAAGGGGCGGAAGCTGCCGAGGTTGGGTTGAAAAATATACGGGAAGAAATGTCTCACCAGGTTCTCGCTGCTGACAAGTGGCCCTTGTTTGATGTGCGGGCATCCCGTTTTGGCGAAAACCGTGTCCGGCTTCATATTGGCTTTGATAATTTGTTTCTTGACGGCTGGAGCATGTTTCACCTTCTTAGTGAATGGACCCGGCTCTATCATGATCTTGACGGTTCCCTGCCTTCTTTTGACTTGTCATTCCGCGATTATGTTTTGGCTTTGGAACGGCTCAAAGAATCAGAAGTATATCAACGTGCCCGGGAATATTGGTTTAACCGTCTTCCCGCCTTACCGCCGGCGCCGGAACTGCCTCTGGCGCAAAATCCAGATTCTGTTTCCCGGCAACGGTTCAGCCGTTTAGATGCCAGGCTAAATCGTGAAACCTGGCAAGAACTCAGGAAGCGCTCGGCCGAGGCGGGACTGACGCCTTCCGGAATACTGCTGGCCGCGTATGCCGAAGTACTCGGTGTTTGGAGCAAGTGCCCAAGGTTCACCATCAACCTGACCCAATTTAACCGGCTGCCCTTGCACCCGCAAGTAAATGACATCATCGGCGATTTCACATCGTTGACCTTGCTGGCTGTGGACAATTCATCCGGCAGGACATTCCTTGAACGGGGGCGTAACCTGCAGCAACAACTCTGGCGGGATTTGGATCACTCCTATGTTGGCGGTATACAAGTACAGCGTGAATTAGCGAAAAAACGCGGGGAGCATCAGGGGACGGCGATGCCGGTTGTCTTTACGAGCGCACTGGGTGTCGACCAGTGGGGCGGTGAGGATTCCGGCAAAAAGTGGCCGGGAAAACTCGTCTACAACATTACACAAACGCCGCAAGTCTGGTTGGATCATCAAGTGGTGGAACAAGAGGGGGAATTGCTCCTGATTTGGGACGCGGTAGCGGGGCTTTTCCCGGAGGGCCTTCTTGCCGACATGTTTGCAGCCTATTGCAATCTCTTGCAGCGTCTGGCCGGCGAAGAAACAGCGTGGCGGGAAACAGCGCCCAGCCTTGTTTCTGTTCCCCGGCTGGAAAAAAGAATGGAGGCTAACCGGACGGATGGGCCTGTATCTTTGGAAACGCTAACCAGCTTATTTGAAAAGCAGGTTGCCTGTCAGGCGAATTATCCGGCAGCCATTTCTTACGGTCGTACCTTGACCTATGAGGAACTGTCCTGCCGTTCCAATGCTGTGGGAAATCTCTTGCGGGAAAAGGGCGCCCGGCCCAATACACTGGTGGCAGTGGTAATGGAAAAAGGTTGGGAACAGGTTGTGGCGGTACTGGGGGTTCTTAAGTCCGGGGCTGCCTATCTGCCCATAGATCCGGCCAATCCTGATGAAAGACGCCGTCAGCTTCTGCGTGATGGGGATATCCGTATGGTTCTCACCCAGTCCTGGTTGGCAGGGAGACTGAACTGGCCTGAAGGTGTTGAGCTGTTGCTGATTGATCAGATGAAGCCGGGGGACAAGGAACTCACTTCGCCGGGGTTTGCGGGGAAGCCGGAAGATTTGGCCTACGTTATTTACACCTCGGGGTCGACGGGTTGCCCCAAAGGAGTCATGATCGACCACCGGGGGGCCGTCAACACCATTTTAGACGTGAACCGGCGTTTTTCCGTGGGGCCGGAAGACCGGGTACTGGCTCTTGCCAACTTGAATTTTGATCTTTCGGTATATGACATTTTCGGCATTCTTGCAGCCGGTGCAACCATAATCATGCCCGAAGCCGACAAAACCAAAGAGCCTTTCCATTGGCTTGAATTGATGAAGCAAGAGCAAGTCACGGTGTGGAATACGGTTCCGGCATTGCTGCAAATGCTTTTGGAATATGCTGCCGGCAGCGGTCAAACAATGCCGCAATCCCTTCGTTTGGTATTGCTCAGCGGTGACTGGATACCTTTGGATCTGCCGGACAAGGTTAAGGCTTATTTTCCCGGTGCCCGGGTGATCGGTTTGGGCGGGGCCACCGAGGCATCCATCTGGTCCAACCTGTATCCGATCCGGGAAATTGATCCCGACTGGAAGAGTATTCCTTATGGTCGTCCGCTGACCAATCAGCGCTATTATGTACTTAACGAACTTATGGCGGATTGTCCCGTCTGGGTGCCGGGTCAGCTTTACATTGGCGGAATTGGTCTTGCCAAAGGCTACTGGCATGATGAGGAAAAGACCAGAGATAAGTTTACCCATCATCCCCGCACAGGGGAACGTCTCTATTGCACAGGTGATTTAGGACGATATTGGCCGGATGGCAATATAGAGTTCCTGGGACGGGAAGACTTCCAGGTAAAAATCAGCGGCCACCGGATTGAACTGGGCGAGATCGAGGCTCTACTGAAGCGTCAGGACGGGATAAAAGATGCCGCGGTTGCCGTTGCCGGTCAATCGCACGAGGAAAAGCGCCTAGTGGGCTACGTGGTTCTTGACCGTGAAAAGGGAGCCGGTCTGTTTGAAACCGAGTATGCAAAGCCTGCCGTCTGCGCATCACGTTGGCAGGCAGTCCGGAGCGCAGGTCAGCTACAAGCGCCGCAAATCCCGCATTCCCTTGATATTGAGGCGATTTCAGCTTTTATGGATTATGCAGATCGTTTGAGTTATGCATTCATTTACAATACGTTGGATAATATGGGCATTTTTTCGGACGAAAGCGAAGGCTATTCCCTTGATGGGCTGATGCGCCGGTTTAAGATACATCCCCGCTACCAGACCTTGATTTTCCATTGGCTGAATGTACTTGTAGAGGAAGGGGTACTGAAAAGAAACGAAGCCGGTATTTATCGGAACAGCCGTTCTTTCCAGGAAGAACAGCCGGATATTCTTCAGGCGGGTAAGCTAAAATTGCCGCCAAGCGCAGCGAAAGAGGCATTGGCGCTTGACGCATTTTTCCAACGCGATGGTTCTTCCTATACGGGTCTGCTTCAAGGTGATATTGATCCAATCGAACTTTTTCTGCGGGAAGATTCCTTTTTGACACCCGAAGCATTGAGCCGGTTTAATCTTGCCCGGGAGTATTACACCGACCTTGCCCGCGAGGTGTTCGGCGCTATTGTGAATTCTTATCCGGCGGATAAAGAGGTGCGGGTGCTGGAAATCGGAACGAGGGCGGGAAGCCTGACGGGGACCCTTGTGTCTCTCTTGCCTGCCGGCCGGGGCAAGTACCTTTATACCGATGAGTCCTCTTTCTTTACAGACAGAGCAAGGCAAAAACTGGGGGCAGGGGCTCCTTTGGAATACGGTCTGTTTGATATGAACAAAACGCCGCTCCGGCAGGGATATGAGCCGCATTCTTTCCATGTGATTGTTGCGGACAATACTCTGCACCGTACCCGAAACATTGAAACGACATTGGCGTACTTGCAAGAAATGCTGGTACCCGGAGGGTTTCTTTTCTTCACCGAAGCAACCCGCAACAGGCGCTTGATGCTGACCACCGTAGGGTTTTTCGAGGATGGATTCAGCCATCTTGAAGATGAGAGGAAAACGGATTATCTTCTCTTAATTACCGCGGAAAAATGGGGCGATATTTTAGACAAGACGGGATTTTCCAGGGTTATGGTTTTTCCGGAAGGCGGGCAGGCCGCAGATGCATTCGGCCAGCACTTGCTGGTAGCCCAGGCGCCTGAAGCGGTCAGGGTATTCAAACCTGCTAATTTGGCCGCGGCAATGGGGCGAAAGCTGCCTGAGTACATGGTGCCCGCAACCTATGTGTTGCTGGCTGAACTGCCTCTTTCAGCCAATGGGAAAGTAGACCGGAAAGCACTTGCCGAGCTCGGCAGAGAAAAAGAGAGCTTGCCCAAAAAGGCGTACGTTGCCCCTTTCACTGAGGCGCAAGTAAAAGTAGCAAATGTCTGGAAAGAGGTGCTTGGTTGTAAAAATGTGGGAATCCACGACGGTTTCTTTGAATTGGGAGGAGATTCTTTGCGGGCGATTCAATGCATCAGTCTTCTGAAGGAGCGATACCAGGCGGATCTGACTTTGCAGAATCTTTTCGAAGCACCCAGCGTTGATCTGCTTGCACGGATAATCGAGGCAGGTGTGCCGGCAGCAGCAGAATTGGCAGAGCATTATGAGGAGGGAATGATATAG
- a CDS encoding saccharopine dehydrogenase family protein → MNLAKKTIGIMGATGYVGREAVKTLLAFTDHNIMLGGREPEKLRSIFPAMESRGDCLHADIYNRDQLYYFCSKCDLVINCAGPAKQILDRVAAAAIDQGVHYVDVAGDIHLYKQLRKRNQEIAEKKLLFIVSAGVYPGLSEVVPAYVAETYFDEIDLLAVFFAGQGGFSLNAAYDIVCSIEEDTGLGMTYCKNGAAQKIEGAFHSSYELPSPAGKVDAYPVLNPEFKQIAARYKIKSAYFYNTYPNKSVLNKFVMIKALAQYKTEEQKKASAKILVEQYAEKKKEAGDFTMLHLIATGNKNGKYLELVSNLLYKNDWNTLSGIVAANAARLVAEGNRERAGCFFLTEGVNAAQLLELLSERNVGLSIHFSRGGRG, encoded by the coding sequence ATGAATTTGGCTAAGAAAACCATTGGGATCATGGGAGCCACCGGATATGTGGGCAGAGAAGCGGTTAAAACGCTTCTCGCTTTTACCGACCACAATATTATGCTTGGCGGCCGGGAGCCGGAAAAACTCCGCAGCATTTTCCCGGCGATGGAATCAAGGGGCGACTGCCTGCATGCAGATATTTACAACAGGGACCAGCTTTATTACTTTTGCAGTAAATGCGATTTAGTCATAAATTGTGCGGGACCTGCCAAACAAATTTTAGACAGGGTTGCAGCGGCAGCGATTGACCAGGGTGTTCATTACGTTGATGTTGCGGGCGACATCCATCTATACAAACAATTGCGGAAGAGAAATCAGGAAATAGCGGAGAAAAAACTGCTGTTTATTGTCTCTGCCGGGGTATATCCCGGTTTATCTGAGGTGGTCCCCGCTTACGTCGCTGAAACATATTTTGATGAAATCGATTTGCTGGCAGTATTTTTTGCCGGGCAAGGCGGATTTTCGCTGAATGCGGCTTACGACATTGTATGCAGTATTGAAGAAGATACCGGCCTGGGAATGACCTATTGCAAAAATGGTGCGGCTCAAAAAATAGAAGGTGCATTCCATAGCAGCTACGAACTGCCTTCCCCTGCCGGCAAAGTTGACGCGTATCCGGTTTTAAACCCGGAATTCAAACAAATAGCAGCGCGATATAAAATCAAATCGGCCTATTTTTATAACACCTACCCCAACAAGTCCGTATTGAACAAATTTGTCATGATTAAAGCTTTGGCGCAATATAAAACCGAAGAGCAGAAAAAAGCGTCGGCAAAAATTCTGGTGGAACAATACGCTGAAAAGAAAAAAGAAGCCGGTGATTTCACCATGCTTCATCTGATTGCCACAGGGAACAAAAACGGTAAATATTTAGAATTAGTTTCCAACCTCCTGTATAAAAACGACTGGAACACTTTATCCGGCATCGTTGCGGCAAATGCTGCCAGGCTGGTTGCGGAAGGGAATAGGGAAAGAGCCGGCTGTTTCTTTTTGACAGAAGGCGTAAACGCTGCCCAATTGCTAGAGCTGTTATCGGAGCGGAATGTTGGTTTGAGCATACATTTTTCACGGGGCGGAAGAGGGTGA